The following are from one region of the Mycolicibacterium helvum genome:
- a CDS encoding class I SAM-dependent methyltransferase gives MAATDLFAQRATLRRSVRLLAEFRHEQSDPARFYGALAADTADMTTDLWRATHAGTPSGHTVVDVGGGPGYFATAFTDAGWNYVGVEPDPREMHAAEQVRRAGPGSFVRASGMALPFADGSVDVCLSSNVAEHVPRPWQLGAEMLRVTRPGGLAILSYTVWLGPFGGHEMGLTHYLGGARAAARYTRKHGRPPKNNYGSSLFAVSAADGLNWAAGTGALVAAFPRYHPRWAWWLTVAPGIREFLVSNLVLVLRPPIRRK, from the coding sequence ATGGCCGCCACCGACCTGTTCGCCCAGCGCGCGACGCTGCGCCGCTCGGTGCGGCTGCTGGCCGAATTTCGGCACGAACAAAGCGACCCCGCGCGCTTCTACGGCGCCCTGGCCGCCGACACCGCCGACATGACCACCGACCTGTGGCGGGCCACCCATGCCGGTACCCCGTCCGGGCACACCGTCGTCGACGTCGGTGGCGGCCCCGGCTACTTCGCCACCGCGTTCACCGACGCGGGCTGGAACTACGTCGGCGTCGAACCCGATCCCCGTGAGATGCACGCCGCCGAACAGGTGCGCCGGGCCGGACCCGGCTCTTTCGTCCGGGCGTCCGGCATGGCCCTGCCCTTCGCCGACGGCAGCGTCGACGTCTGCTTGTCCTCCAACGTCGCCGAGCACGTACCCCGGCCATGGCAGCTCGGCGCGGAGATGCTGCGCGTCACCCGCCCCGGTGGATTGGCGATCCTGTCCTACACCGTCTGGCTTGGTCCGTTCGGCGGGCACGAAATGGGTCTGACGCACTACTTGGGCGGGGCCCGGGCAGCCGCCCGCTACACCCGCAAGCACGGCCGGCCGCCCAAGAACAACTACGGGTCGTCGCTTTTCGCCGTCTCCGCGGCCGACGGCCTGAACTGGGCGGCCGGCACCGGGGCGCTGGTCGCGGCATTTCCGCGCTACCACCCACGATGGGCCTGGTGGCTGACGGTGGCGCCAGGGATACGGGAGTTCTTGGTGAGCAATCTGGTGCTGGTGCTGCGACCGCCGATACGGCGGAAATGA
- a CDS encoding aldehyde dehydrogenase: MTQGTISGTKFKSEWDKLFIGGKWVEPSTAEVIEVHSPATGELVGKVPLAAKADVDAACAAARKAFDEGPWPQLSPAERGEILGRAVKILEERAEELKFLLAAETGQPPTIIDMMQYGAAMSSFQYFAGAAEKFTWRDFRDGVYGTTMVLREPIGVVAAVTAWNVPFFLAANKLGPALLAGCTIVVKPAAETPLSLFAMAEIFAEAGLPEGVLSVVPGGPETGRALTANPEIDKFTFTGSSAVGKEIAKIAAEKLKPCTLELGGKSAAIILEDADLDSTLPMLVFSGLMNCGQACVGQTRILAPRSRYDEVVEKLSAAVAAMPIGLPDNAGAMIGPLISERQRERVEGYINKGVEEGARIVTGGSRPEGLDNGWFVQPTVFADVDNSMTIAQEEIFGPVLAVIPYDTEEDAVRIANDSVYGLAGSVYTTDNDKAMKIAAQIRTGTYAVNMYAFDPGAPFGGYKNSGIGRENGPEGIEQYTQAKSVLLPFGYKPE, translated from the coding sequence ATGACACAGGGCACTATTTCGGGCACCAAGTTCAAGAGCGAATGGGACAAGCTGTTCATTGGCGGCAAGTGGGTTGAGCCGTCCACCGCTGAGGTCATCGAAGTGCATTCGCCGGCCACCGGCGAGCTCGTCGGCAAGGTACCGCTGGCCGCCAAGGCTGACGTCGACGCCGCCTGCGCAGCCGCCCGCAAGGCGTTCGACGAGGGACCCTGGCCGCAGCTGTCGCCCGCGGAGCGCGGCGAGATCCTCGGTCGTGCCGTCAAGATCCTGGAAGAGCGGGCCGAGGAGCTGAAGTTCCTGCTGGCCGCCGAGACCGGACAGCCGCCGACGATCATCGACATGATGCAGTACGGCGCCGCGATGTCGTCGTTCCAGTACTTCGCGGGCGCTGCCGAGAAGTTCACTTGGCGCGACTTCCGCGACGGGGTCTACGGCACCACCATGGTGCTGCGCGAGCCGATCGGCGTCGTCGCCGCCGTGACAGCGTGGAACGTGCCGTTCTTCCTGGCCGCCAACAAGCTCGGCCCCGCGCTGCTGGCCGGTTGCACGATCGTGGTGAAGCCCGCCGCGGAGACCCCGCTGTCGCTGTTCGCGATGGCCGAGATCTTCGCCGAGGCCGGGCTGCCCGAAGGGGTGCTCTCGGTGGTACCCGGCGGTCCGGAGACCGGTCGTGCGCTGACCGCCAACCCCGAGATCGACAAGTTCACCTTCACCGGGTCCAGCGCGGTCGGCAAGGAGATCGCCAAGATCGCCGCCGAGAAACTCAAGCCGTGCACGCTCGAACTAGGCGGCAAGTCGGCGGCCATCATCCTCGAGGATGCCGACCTGGACTCGACGCTGCCAATGCTGGTGTTCTCCGGCCTGATGAACTGCGGTCAGGCCTGCGTCGGCCAGACCCGGATCCTGGCGCCTCGCTCGCGCTACGACGAGGTCGTCGAAAAGCTCTCTGCGGCCGTCGCCGCGATGCCGATCGGACTGCCCGACAACGCGGGCGCCATGATCGGCCCGCTGATCTCTGAGCGCCAGCGCGAACGTGTCGAGGGCTACATCAACAAGGGCGTCGAGGAAGGCGCCCGGATCGTCACCGGTGGCAGCCGTCCCGAGGGTCTCGACAACGGCTGGTTCGTGCAGCCTACGGTGTTCGCCGACGTCGACAACTCGATGACCATCGCCCAGGAAGAGATCTTCGGCCCGGTGCTGGCGGTGATTCCGTATGACACCGAAGAGGATGCCGTGCGGATCGCCAACGACTCCGTCTACGGACTGGCCGGGTCGGTCTACACCACAGACAACGACAAGGCCATGAAGATCGCCGCCCAGATCCGCACCGGCACCTACGCGGTCAACATGTACGCCTTCGATCCGGGTGCGCCATTCGGTGGCTACAAGAACTCCGGTATCGGCCGCGAGAACGGGCCCGAGGGTATCGAGCAGTACACGCAGGCCAAGAGTGTGCTGCTGCCGTTCGGGTACAAGCCCGAATAA
- a CDS encoding MaoC family dehydratase, producing the protein MKVITSIDDAASAVGQELGVSEWLQIDQKRINDFADATGDHQWIHVDVERAKAESPYGAPIAHGFLTLSLIPALSKDNFRLENAKLAVNYGLNKVRFVAAVPVDSRVRVRSELASADKVDDSTVNLTVKHTIEIDGVDKPAAVAEMIVRAIY; encoded by the coding sequence ATGAAGGTGATCACGTCCATCGACGATGCGGCGTCCGCGGTCGGCCAGGAACTCGGCGTCAGCGAGTGGCTACAGATCGATCAGAAGCGTATCAACGACTTCGCTGACGCCACCGGCGACCATCAGTGGATCCATGTCGACGTGGAGCGGGCCAAGGCTGAAAGCCCTTATGGCGCACCGATTGCGCATGGTTTCCTGACACTGTCGCTGATTCCCGCGCTCAGCAAGGACAACTTCCGCCTCGAGAACGCGAAGCTCGCCGTCAACTACGGGCTCAATAAGGTCCGGTTCGTGGCCGCCGTGCCGGTGGACAGCAGGGTGCGGGTGCGCTCCGAGCTGGCCAGCGCCGACAAGGTGGACGACAGCACGGTCAACCTGACCGTGAAGCACACCATCGAGATCGACGGTGTCGACAAGCCCGCAGCCGTGGCCGAGATGATCGTCCGCGCGATCTACTAG
- a CDS encoding acyl-CoA dehydrogenase: MSHYKSNVRDLEFNLFELLDLGKALDDYPDLDGDSVREMLSEAARLAEGPVAESFAETDRHPPTFDAGTHVVSLPEPFTKSMRAWQQGEWFRIGLAEEVGGVPAPAMVAWAIDELVLGANPAVFMYMAGPIMANILFHIGNEQQRHWAPLAAERNWCATMVLTEPDAGSDVGAGRTKAVDNGDGTWHIEGVKRFITNGDAGDYFENILHLVLARPEGAGPGTKGLSLFLVPKFLLDPETGAPGDRNGVYVTNLEHKMGLKASATTELSLGLHGTPAIGYLVGDVHNGIAQMFKVIEYARMFVGTKAIATLSTGYLNALEYAKTRVQGADMTQMTDKTAPRVTIIHHPDVRRALMTQKAYAEGLRALYLFTAAHQDPAVAQVVSGADASMAERVNDLLLPIVKGVGSERAYQCLTESLQTFGGSGFLQDYPIEQYIRDAKIDSLYEGTTAIQAQDFFFRKIARDQGGALAHVVTQIEKFIDSPDARPELAGGRASLANALDNLRGIVTVMTGYLLGAQEDARELYRVGLESVGFLLSVGDVLIGWFLLRQAEIALQALDGDPDPRDEAFYRGKVAVANFFAANMLPRLAAERRIAESIELAIMDLSEDAF, encoded by the coding sequence ATGAGCCATTACAAGAGCAACGTTCGCGATCTCGAGTTCAACCTCTTCGAGCTGCTCGACTTGGGGAAGGCCCTCGACGACTATCCCGACCTCGACGGGGACTCGGTGCGCGAGATGCTGTCCGAGGCGGCCCGCCTGGCCGAGGGTCCGGTGGCCGAATCGTTCGCCGAGACCGACCGACATCCGCCGACGTTCGACGCAGGCACCCATGTGGTGTCGCTGCCCGAGCCGTTCACCAAGTCGATGCGGGCCTGGCAGCAGGGCGAGTGGTTCCGCATCGGGCTCGCTGAGGAGGTCGGTGGCGTCCCGGCCCCCGCGATGGTCGCCTGGGCGATCGACGAGCTGGTACTCGGGGCCAATCCGGCGGTGTTCATGTACATGGCCGGCCCGATCATGGCCAACATCTTGTTTCACATCGGCAATGAGCAGCAGCGGCATTGGGCGCCGCTGGCTGCCGAACGAAACTGGTGCGCCACCATGGTGCTGACCGAGCCGGACGCCGGTTCCGACGTCGGCGCCGGGCGCACCAAGGCGGTGGACAACGGAGACGGCACCTGGCACATCGAGGGCGTCAAGCGCTTCATCACCAACGGCGACGCCGGCGACTACTTCGAGAACATCCTGCACCTGGTACTGGCCCGCCCCGAGGGCGCCGGACCCGGCACGAAGGGATTGAGTCTGTTCCTGGTCCCCAAGTTCCTGCTGGATCCCGAGACCGGTGCGCCCGGCGATCGCAACGGCGTCTACGTCACCAACCTCGAGCACAAGATGGGCCTCAAGGCCTCGGCCACCACCGAACTCAGCCTGGGACTGCATGGGACCCCGGCGATCGGCTACTTGGTGGGTGATGTCCACAACGGCATCGCGCAGATGTTCAAGGTCATCGAGTACGCCCGGATGTTCGTGGGCACCAAGGCGATTGCCACCCTGTCGACCGGCTACCTCAACGCACTGGAGTATGCCAAGACCAGGGTGCAGGGTGCCGATATGACGCAGATGACGGACAAGACGGCGCCGCGGGTGACGATCATCCACCATCCCGACGTGCGGCGTGCCCTGATGACGCAGAAGGCTTACGCCGAGGGGCTGCGCGCGCTCTACCTCTTCACCGCGGCGCATCAGGATCCCGCAGTGGCACAGGTGGTTTCGGGTGCCGACGCGTCGATGGCGGAACGCGTCAACGATCTGCTGCTGCCGATCGTGAAGGGCGTTGGTTCCGAACGCGCCTACCAGTGCCTGACCGAATCGTTGCAGACGTTCGGTGGGTCGGGCTTCCTGCAGGACTACCCGATCGAGCAGTACATCCGCGACGCGAAGATCGACTCGCTCTACGAGGGCACCACCGCGATCCAGGCGCAGGACTTCTTCTTCCGCAAGATCGCCCGCGACCAGGGTGGGGCGCTGGCGCACGTTGTCACCCAGATCGAGAAGTTCATCGACAGTCCCGATGCCCGGCCCGAGCTCGCCGGCGGCCGCGCATCGTTGGCCAACGCGCTGGACAACCTGCGCGGGATCGTCACCGTGATGACCGGCTACCTGCTGGGCGCCCAGGAAGACGCCCGTGAGCTGTACCGGGTGGGCTTGGAATCAGTGGGATTCCTGCTCAGCGTCGGTGATGTGCTGATCGGCTGGTTTCTGTTGCGCCAGGCCGAGATTGCGCTACAGGCACTTGACGGCGATCCCGATCCGCGGGACGAGGCGTTCTATCGCGGCAAGGTGGCGGTGGCGAACTTTTTCGCCGCCAACATGCTGCCCCGGCTGGCCGCCGAGCGTCGGATCGCGGAGTCGATCGAGTTGGCGATCATGGACCTGAGCGAAGATGCGTTCTAG
- a CDS encoding TetR/AcrR family transcriptional regulator has translation MTQTPTGTTRRARGSTRTKMLVSAAEVLRERGAAGVTIDEVLARSGAPRGSVYHHFPEGRSQILREALDFASYEISASLDEAAKESTAVLLRRFVQLWENALLTSDYTAGCPVLAAAVGSGEDEHQLTTVAGEIFSRWRDATKQSYLRDGFEAAEASGLADITLAALEGAVVLCRSVRSLQPLHDVTAQLEFLIRAKEFVTKFGVPTNS, from the coding sequence ATGACCCAGACACCAACCGGTACCACCCGCCGCGCCCGCGGCTCCACCCGCACCAAGATGCTGGTGAGCGCCGCCGAGGTACTGCGCGAACGCGGTGCGGCCGGAGTGACCATCGACGAAGTCCTGGCTCGTAGCGGTGCGCCGCGCGGCTCGGTCTATCACCATTTCCCCGAGGGCCGCAGCCAGATCCTGCGCGAGGCCCTGGATTTCGCCAGCTACGAGATCAGCGCCAGCCTCGACGAAGCCGCCAAGGAAAGCACTGCGGTGCTGCTTCGCCGGTTCGTCCAGCTCTGGGAAAATGCGCTCCTCACAAGCGATTACACCGCCGGCTGCCCCGTGCTGGCGGCTGCGGTGGGTTCCGGCGAGGACGAGCACCAGCTGACCACGGTCGCGGGTGAGATCTTCAGCCGTTGGCGCGACGCCACCAAGCAGTCCTACCTACGGGACGGCTTCGAGGCCGCCGAGGCCAGCGGACTGGCCGACATCACCCTGGCCGCGCTGGAGGGTGCGGTTGTCCTGTGCCGGTCGGTGCGCAGCCTGCAGCCTCTGCACGACGTCACTGCACAACTGGAGTTCCTGATCAGGGCAAAGGAATTCGTGACGAAGTTCGGCGTGCCGACCAATTCCTGA
- a CDS encoding dihydrofolate reductase family protein — MATVYFTASSLDGFIVDDAGSLDWLTSRAIDVNGPFGYEAFNACVGALVMGSATYEWLLANQPGEWMYSQPTWVLTHRPQIIAEGHPVTVHSGTVTDLHPQLVEAAGERDVWVVGGGDVGAQFVAAGLVDELIVSYAPCSLGSGAPVLPIRSEWVLAETGVNGDFVCARWQFRR; from the coding sequence ATGGCCACCGTGTACTTCACCGCATCGAGTCTGGACGGGTTCATCGTCGACGATGCGGGCAGCCTGGACTGGTTGACTTCCCGCGCGATCGACGTCAACGGACCGTTCGGCTACGAGGCTTTCAACGCATGCGTAGGCGCGTTGGTGATGGGGTCGGCGACCTACGAGTGGCTGCTCGCCAATCAGCCCGGCGAGTGGATGTACAGCCAGCCGACCTGGGTGCTCACCCACCGCCCGCAGATCATCGCCGAAGGGCATCCGGTGACGGTGCACAGCGGCACGGTCACCGACCTGCATCCCCAGCTGGTCGAGGCCGCCGGGGAGCGCGACGTATGGGTGGTCGGCGGCGGCGACGTGGGCGCACAGTTCGTCGCGGCGGGGCTGGTCGACGAGTTGATCGTGTCGTATGCGCCCTGCAGCCTTGGCTCGGGAGCGCCGGTGTTGCCGATCCGCTCGGAGTGGGTGCTGGCCGAAACCGGCGTGAATGGCGATTTTGTCTGTGCCCGTTGGCAGTTCAGACGGTAG
- a CDS encoding PaaI family thioesterase has product MTTPDPSAELQDPETPESVLTRFGITTLDENFTEFTVVASMPVGRLVNPFTGMPTIGPLAILVDDVGGRANFYRRGSGQWTVSSELTVELSPDGIDSLQAAPDEPVVASSRPLGPHGATLLAICTLSHRGSTIGGGTVRTVAIAGGPDGPIQREPDTLVRTPRTSLAELMSADPMPPEAERSEASNATEAERSKASNERRAGTYRLAQRPDPIINNMIGIVHGGVSSAGLELVASAAINHGQAEPLRTASIRVNFLRPFFAGTQSRYEGTALRVGRNSAIGDAQAVGDDGKVSILARVTGYR; this is encoded by the coding sequence GTGACGACCCCCGATCCATCGGCCGAACTGCAGGACCCGGAAACCCCGGAAAGTGTCCTGACCAGGTTCGGCATCACGACGCTCGATGAGAACTTCACCGAGTTCACCGTGGTGGCCTCGATGCCGGTCGGCCGCCTGGTGAACCCCTTCACCGGAATGCCGACCATCGGACCGCTGGCCATCCTGGTCGACGATGTTGGCGGTCGGGCGAACTTCTACCGCCGCGGGTCGGGGCAATGGACCGTATCCAGTGAACTGACCGTCGAGCTGAGCCCCGACGGGATCGACAGCCTGCAGGCCGCCCCCGACGAACCCGTCGTGGCCAGCAGCCGTCCGCTCGGCCCGCACGGTGCGACGCTGCTGGCAATCTGCACACTCAGCCATCGCGGCAGCACGATCGGCGGCGGCACGGTGCGAACGGTCGCGATCGCCGGCGGCCCGGACGGACCCATTCAGCGTGAACCCGACACATTGGTGCGCACACCGCGGACATCACTGGCCGAGCTGATGTCGGCTGACCCGATGCCGCCCGAAGCCGAGCGCAGCGAAGCGAGCAATGCGACCGAAGCCGAGCGCAGCAAGGCGAGCAATGAGCGCAGAGCCGGCACTTACCGCTTGGCACAGCGCCCCGATCCGATCATCAACAACATGATCGGGATCGTGCACGGCGGGGTCAGCAGCGCCGGACTGGAACTCGTGGCCTCCGCAGCGATCAATCACGGGCAGGCCGAACCATTGCGCACGGCGTCGATCCGGGTCAACTTCCTGCGGCCGTTTTTCGCCGGCACACAATCCCGTTACGAAGGAACGGCACTGCGCGTCGGCCGGAACTCCGCGATCGGAGATGCACAGGCCGTCGGCGACGACGGCAAGGTCTCGATCCTCGCGCGGGTCACCGGATACCGGTGA
- a CDS encoding acyl-CoA dehydrogenase family protein: MVDDFATLCATEPELAALRAEVRAFLSADRTEFGWQPTVDAWLSSWDEGFSARLGDAGFLGLTIPRDYGGQGLSHLHRYVVTEELLAAGAPVAAHWIADRQVAPGLLAYGSEEQRQRLLPSIAAGRYFSAIGMSEPQAGSDLAASAAKATRTDGGWLLSGTKVWTSGAHLAHQIVVLARTSPVDPDRRHAGFSQFIVPTDSERLTISPIVMMSGEHHFNEVTFDEVFVGDDNLLGEIGAGWHQVTAELSFERSGPERILSTAPLLTALVRLLANLDDLDDHAAAAVGDLLARVISLRQLSVSVARALAAGQSPANEAALVKDLGTSFEQESVDLAADLLSYAADTPDRDRVAALLDIARLHSPLFTLRGGTNEVLRGVVARGMGLR, from the coding sequence ATGGTCGACGACTTCGCGACGCTGTGCGCCACCGAACCAGAGCTAGCCGCGCTGCGCGCTGAAGTGCGCGCGTTCCTGTCCGCCGACCGCACCGAATTCGGTTGGCAGCCAACCGTCGACGCGTGGTTGTCGAGCTGGGATGAAGGGTTCAGCGCCCGGCTGGGCGACGCCGGATTCCTCGGCCTGACCATTCCGCGGGACTACGGCGGGCAGGGCCTCAGCCATCTGCACCGCTACGTGGTGACTGAGGAGCTGCTGGCCGCGGGAGCTCCGGTGGCCGCACACTGGATCGCCGACCGTCAGGTCGCTCCCGGCCTGCTGGCCTACGGCTCCGAAGAGCAGCGACAGCGGCTGCTTCCCAGCATCGCTGCCGGACGCTACTTCTCGGCGATCGGTATGAGTGAGCCGCAGGCCGGTTCGGATCTCGCCGCGTCCGCCGCCAAGGCCACCCGGACTGACGGTGGCTGGCTGCTGTCGGGCACCAAGGTGTGGACCAGCGGCGCGCATCTGGCTCATCAGATCGTGGTGTTGGCCCGTACCAGTCCGGTGGACCCAGACCGGCGGCATGCCGGGTTCAGCCAGTTCATCGTGCCCACCGACTCGGAGCGCCTAACGATCAGCCCCATCGTGATGATGTCCGGCGAGCACCACTTCAACGAAGTCACCTTCGACGAGGTGTTCGTCGGCGACGACAATCTACTGGGCGAGATCGGTGCCGGCTGGCACCAGGTCACGGCCGAATTGTCGTTCGAACGCAGCGGCCCCGAACGCATCCTGAGCACCGCTCCGTTGCTGACCGCGCTGGTGCGGCTGCTGGCAAACCTGGACGATCTCGACGACCATGCCGCCGCGGCCGTCGGCGATCTGCTAGCCAGAGTCATCTCACTGCGCCAGCTGTCGGTGTCGGTGGCCAGGGCGCTGGCCGCCGGGCAGTCGCCGGCGAACGAAGCCGCACTGGTCAAAGACCTGGGCACCAGCTTCGAACAGGAGTCGGTGGACCTGGCCGCCGACCTGCTCTCCTACGCTGCCGACACGCCGGACCGCGACCGGGTGGCCGCGCTGTTGGACATCGCGCGACTGCACTCACCGCTGTTCACGCTGCGCGGCGGCACCAACGAGGTGCTGCGCGGCGTGGTGGCACGGGGAATGGGGTTGCGGTGA
- a CDS encoding acyl-CoA dehydrogenase family protein translates to MTRALTGGVFGPLGGTSDFAELRRLAEGIGARSFDDRIGHRGLPDEFDATAWGHLQDAGLARLTSDLESGGGPTELGLILRALARHAVTVPLAETDVLAGWLAAKAGLVVPGEGPLTIAIGPAGATTIPGVPYAGAAAAIVLALRDGPTLQVAIAHPATIATGHNLGGEPRDTVTVVAPTEFVTVGGAADELMRRGAWARCVQSLGALDAAVEFSVAHTRDREQFGRPLSAFQSVQHTLAKMAGEVERARAATELAVAAVADHGFDSVQADYAVTVAKVVLGRVVPTVVTAAHQLHGAIGVTIEHRLWLATMRARGWIDEFGDTASHARHLGRLALAAARDGDPWDFVVGRY, encoded by the coding sequence GTGACGCGAGCATTGACCGGTGGGGTGTTCGGGCCCCTAGGCGGCACCAGCGATTTCGCCGAGCTGCGGCGGCTAGCCGAGGGTATCGGCGCGCGATCCTTCGACGACCGGATCGGCCACCGCGGTCTACCCGACGAATTCGACGCCACTGCTTGGGGCCATCTCCAGGACGCCGGCCTGGCCCGCCTGACGAGCGACCTCGAATCTGGCGGTGGTCCAACAGAATTGGGCCTGATTCTGCGTGCGCTGGCTCGTCACGCCGTCACGGTGCCGCTCGCGGAGACCGATGTGCTGGCCGGCTGGCTCGCCGCCAAGGCCGGGCTCGTGGTACCCGGCGAGGGCCCGCTGACAATCGCGATCGGCCCAGCCGGGGCGACGACCATCCCTGGCGTGCCGTATGCCGGTGCCGCTGCCGCGATCGTGCTGGCCCTGCGCGACGGCCCCACACTTCAGGTCGCGATCGCCCACCCCGCGACCATCGCCACGGGGCACAACCTCGGCGGCGAGCCACGCGACACCGTCACCGTGGTCGCGCCAACGGAGTTCGTCACCGTCGGCGGTGCAGCCGACGAACTGATGCGGCGCGGGGCGTGGGCGCGCTGCGTGCAGTCGCTGGGCGCATTGGACGCCGCGGTCGAGTTCTCGGTGGCCCACACTCGCGATCGTGAGCAATTCGGCCGGCCGCTGAGCGCCTTCCAGTCCGTGCAACACACGCTGGCGAAGATGGCCGGTGAAGTGGAGCGGGCAAGGGCAGCCACCGAACTGGCCGTCGCCGCCGTCGCCGACCACGGATTCGACAGCGTCCAGGCCGATTACGCGGTAACAGTGGCCAAAGTGGTGCTGGGCCGCGTCGTGCCGACCGTCGTCACCGCCGCCCACCAGCTGCACGGTGCGATCGGCGTGACCATCGAGCACCGGCTGTGGCTGGCGACTATGCGGGCCCGCGGCTGGATCGACGAGTTCGGCGACACCGCGTCGCATGCCCGCCACCTGGGCCGGCTGGCGCTGGCTGCCGCCCGCGACGGCGACCCGTGGGATTTCGTCGTCGGACGCTACTGA
- a CDS encoding LysR family transcriptional regulator yields MDVVRLRLLRELSERGTVHAVAEAMSLTPSAVSQQLKILRREAGVPLLEPDGRRVRLTDAGRTLVARADEVLAALDRAQADMDAYRSTPRGTVRVAMFPSGAAMLLAGLITRAAAVGVEVLGRDIDQPAMNAPTQLADFDVVVVHRDERDTNPWGPRIEAIPLLREPLEILLPQHHRLADSSRIPLRELADEAWIGVEGGLMVDDVLRSLATIAGVRPRIVQRVNDFRVVEELVAAGVGIALLPRYVHTTRALVRKPLSGVRIARRIEAVTRVGATARPAVAQVIDILTTVAQEVVDQ; encoded by the coding sequence ATGGATGTGGTGCGGTTGCGCCTCTTGCGCGAACTGTCTGAGCGCGGCACTGTGCACGCAGTCGCCGAGGCGATGTCACTGACGCCATCAGCGGTTTCCCAACAGCTCAAGATCTTGCGACGCGAGGCCGGGGTCCCGCTCCTGGAACCCGACGGGCGCCGGGTGCGACTCACCGATGCCGGCCGCACCCTGGTCGCCCGGGCCGATGAGGTTCTTGCCGCCCTCGACCGGGCGCAGGCGGATATGGACGCCTACCGGTCCACCCCGCGTGGCACTGTCCGGGTGGCCATGTTCCCTTCGGGTGCCGCAATGTTGCTCGCTGGACTCATCACTCGCGCTGCCGCCGTCGGCGTGGAGGTGCTGGGTCGCGATATCGATCAGCCCGCGATGAACGCACCCACTCAACTCGCCGATTTCGACGTCGTCGTCGTGCACCGCGACGAGCGGGACACCAACCCATGGGGACCTCGAATCGAGGCCATCCCGCTGCTGCGCGAGCCTCTCGAAATCCTGCTGCCACAGCATCATCGGTTGGCTGACAGTTCGCGCATCCCGCTGCGTGAACTGGCCGACGAAGCCTGGATCGGCGTCGAGGGTGGACTGATGGTTGACGACGTCCTGCGCTCTCTGGCGACCATTGCCGGCGTCCGTCCGCGAATCGTTCAGCGAGTCAACGACTTCCGAGTCGTCGAGGAACTTGTTGCGGCTGGGGTCGGCATTGCTCTACTGCCCCGGTACGTCCACACCACACGAGCGCTTGTTCGCAAGCCGCTCAGTGGAGTGCGTATCGCACGCCGGATCGAGGCAGTCACACGCGTCGGAGCCACCGCGCGTCCCGCGGTCGCGCAGGTAATCGACATTCTGACGACCGTCGCCCAAGAAGTGGTCGATCAGTAG